In Planococcus versutus, the DNA window TGGTGGATTCTGCAGAAATTGATAAATTACCTGAAGTAGCGAACTTTCCAGAATTTTTAATATCAGGTTTACCAAATATATTTGTGCCACTTAGCACATAATCATTATCATATTTATAAGCTACTTTCATCTCGCAATTTTTTTTACATTTTGAATCTACTTTTTCATTAGTTACATAAGTAGTAGCTAAATAAACATCTGATGAAGAAACAATATTCGAAAATTTAAAGTCATTTAATTTATTTTTATAGCTATTTAAATTATTACTATCAAAGTAAATGGCTACTTTTTTAGAAGTGAAATCAATAGGTTTTATATCAACAAATTGATTAACTCTTTTGGGTTTAATTTCATTAAAAAAAAGTTTTGTATCATCTGTATACTTGGAATAATAACTTGTATTTCCTATATCTTTTCCATCTATATAATCATCATAAGTAAATTTATAGTTCCAATTTTCTTTTGTGCGAGCAGGATGTGTGAAATGATATAAGTTACCGCCTAAAAAAAGTTTAGAATTATTTCTTGAATCGACTCCAGAAATTTCTGGGTATAAACTTTCTTCTGAAATTGCAGTTGAACCACTTTTCCAAATCCCTCGTTTTGAAACAATGAGATCATTATCTACTTTCAAATCACCTTTTATGGTCACTCCACCATTTAAATACAGATTACCTTCTCCAGGTATAGGAGGGAATCTAGTTGTATCACTTTTATCTTTTACTTTATAAGCACCTACTGCATAGTTTAATACTTCAGGATACTGTGTTGAACCAATATTGTATTTCGCATAAAGTATGTTTGATTTATCACCAGAGATACCCGTACTTTTAAAAGTGATGATTTTTCGCAAATATTTTTGAGTTGAATTTATTGTCATCATGCTCTCTGAATCATCTACTGATTTAAAAATACAAACTGTATAATTGGTTCCTGCTCCGGATGTAGCTTGTCCAGTAATTGATTTGTTGCCAGAACATTTGTATTTATCTACTACACTATTTAATTTATTTACATATTCAACTGCTGAAATGCCACTAGCTGTTACGGCTTCATTTAATTCCTTGGTAATTTGAGCATTAGCATGTTCGATACCTTTACTAGCTAAATCTGAAGACTGGACGATATCTTCTCTTATCTCATTTTTAGTTGTGCCGTTAAAAGACATAGCTATTAAACTTACTCCTAAAATCGAAAATAGAACAATAATTATTAAAGTCAGTAACAATGAATACCCTTCTTGGTTGTCACTTAAATACCTTTTCATCCTGCGTCCTCCTTAGAATTAGCAATTACCTGTACGGTGTTTTCGAATTTCATTCTGTGTTCTTTATTTCCTTTGTTTAGTTTTAAAGTAAAAACTATCGTGTATTCAGCTTCAGTGTCATTTTTAGTAATAGAGGTAGGTGAATTACTTGAACAATCTGTTGGAATAATTTTGACGTTTTGATTGTAAAAATTTATTACGTTACCGTTCACTAATACATTTTCGCCTTCAAAGCCAGTTTTAACAAATTTTCCTGATTTCATTACATTTAATAATGAGGTTTTTTTATTGTTAGTACAAAAATTTTCTACTTCAATCTGACCGTCTTTTAAGATGAATAAATCTTTAATCATACTAGCCATAATCAAATCGGCTTCATCACGTAATTGTGTTTCTACTTGGATTCGCTGGTAATTTGAATAGCCTTGAAATAGAACTGTATAAGATAGAATCCCTATAATACTAACAATGACTAATGTAGCCATAAGCTCTACTAAAGTAACACCATGATCATTTTTGAAGACATTGATTATTTTATTCATCTGCAACGTATCCTTCCACTGCGCTTGATAGCTTAGAGTTAACTGCAGTAACTTGGACAACAACATTTAATAGAGAGAGGTTACATTCAGTTGCATTCTGGGTCGGACTTATCTTAATCTGATAAGATTTTCCATTCATCTCATAAATAAAAGAATCTTTTTCTTGCCAATCCTTCTGAGGGCTTGTACAGGGCTGTTTCACTTCTTTGTAAATAATAAACTCACCTGGTTGAACTTTCACTCGCTCCAAATAAGCATCAGCCAAATTAATAACGACTAACTTCTCACTATTCGATACCGCTAACCGATTGGTATTCGCGAAGACAGCTGTAAAACTCATCAATACGATGGACAGAATAACCAGTGAAGCCAGAACCTCTACTAGTGTAAAACCTCTATCGTTCTTCATATAAAATTTTGTCAAATTTTCACCCGCTTATGTAAATAGTAGTAGTAATTTTCATGGAAAGTTAAGCTTCTCGTTATATATACCATTTTCTTTGTATCCTGACTAGCTGACTTTGGAAAAAATTATACGTTAAGTAGTAAATAAGTATTAATAACTATTTTTATTATTCGCTATTATTTATACCATTTATCTTGTATTATAGCTATATCAGATAAGATACTTTAACCTATATTATTACTTTAATTTACAAATTGAAAGGAATCTTCAATTTTGAATATTATATTATGTGCATTAACTTTACAGGAGGAGTTTAAATGGTGCGGATTTTTATCTTTATAATTTTTGTAGCGAGTGCAATGTTGGCTTTCTACTTTTTAACAACGAGTGTGAATCGGATGAAAATAATGACGTTGATCGGAGGAGGCGCATTTGCGGCTTTTGTTGGTCTTTTTATGCAGGGAGCCTTGTCGGTTTATCTGTCAATCGCGGCCATTGTTGCGATCTCGTTATTGGGCGCGCTGGTTTATGCAAAAGTTCAAGAAACCAACCAACTAAAAAGACAGCAAATTCTTCAAGAACACAAAAATAGAAAAAGCAAAATTTCAGCTAAACAAACAGCAGTTGTAAAAAAGCCCGTTCATGAACCGATAGGTGATGGAACGAGTGGTATGCAGACAATCGCAAGAGTCAGGGAGGAACAAAAGGTTGAATAATCAAGTATTTGGAAAAACGTTTCTAACCATATTAGTGGCAGGATTATTATTTTTTGGCGTTGCCAATGTAGGAGCTGCAGCTGTAGACAAATGGCTGTTCCCAACTACTAAATTTGGTGATCATACATATATTGGCACAACGGAAGTTTCCAACATGGAAATAGCTGCAGCTATGGAGCAATTTTCAGGAACCACTGAAAACTGGCGACAATCGTCTGAACTACTCGTAACCTATCAAGATGCAACAGCTAGTTATCCATTAGACAATGCAGAAATTTTGTTAGAAGAAACCGCTGAACAAGCTCAGTCGGGTGTACAGAATAGTTTTGTATATGATCTTCAAGACAAAACCACTGAACGTTTTTTCACTGAAAATTTTACAGGAGTAGAATTTTCTGAATCTGAAGTGCAAAAACTGACGAACAAACTAGAACAAGCACTTCAAGCAGGTTTAGAAAAAACACATGTCGCGATCAGCGATGATTCACTTGTGGTGGATCGTGAAAATGTTTCTGAAATGATTTTTCCGGAGTTGTCGACTAGTGAAGAAGTGGCAGCGATCGTTGAAGCTATTAATGGACTTCAAATTGCTCCTGGTGAGACATTTTCTTTTTTAGAAGTGATTGCTGAAATAGAACCTATTGGAGTAACAGATGCTGAACTTACTGAAATTGCTTCAACTATTTATTCTGTGGTACTCAAAACAAACTTCAAAATAGAAAAACGCACCATCGGAACACAAGTTCCCAAAAAAATTGCTGTAGGTCAAGAAGCAACGATTAATCGTGCACTTGGCATCGACTTGGTTTTTTCTAACCCCAATGCTAGCTCGTTTGTTTTAAATGCAGCTTCTTCAGGAAGTTCGTTGACTGCGTCATTATACGGTTTTCCGTTTGTATATGAGTATGCGGTATTAACTGGTGGCAATGAAACCGTAAATCCGCGACTGATCAAGCAATACAGTGCATTTATCACAAGTGGGAAAAAAGTTGAAGAAGAAGGCAGTAAAGGAGTTCGTGTCGAAGTAACGCGTTCTATTATGGATGAAGAAGAAGAATTAGAAGTTGAATCTATTTCAACAGATTTTTATCCGCCAATTGACCGAGTGGAACTTTATCCATTGACAGCTCCTCCTGCAGAAGTCATTCCGGAAACGGGCTCTGACGAATCTCTAGAAGAGACAGAAGACGGAAAACCGACAGAAGAAGACAGCGAAACACCAACAGATTCTACAAGTGACAACAACGGTGTTAGTTCGGGATCAGGATCGGGACAAAAGGCTGAAGATGGAAAAGAATCAACAGATTCAAAAACTGAAAAAACCGAAAAAACCGAAAAAACTGAAACAACTAAAGATAAATCAAATAGTTCGACAGATAAAGAAACGGATGGTTCAACATCTAGTTCAGACAAAGATTCTGGATCAGGAGAACCGGTATACGATAAGGGTGGAAATTTAGTAAACCCTTAATCGGTGGTGAGGAGGAAAAGAATGGCGAAAGTACGCAAGCGACTGGGCGATATTTTAGTTGACCATGGATTACTGACACAATCAGATTTAGAAGAAGCGCTCACTACTAAAAAAGCACAACAAAAAATAGGTGATGCCCTTTTACAAAGAGGATTGATTACCGAGCAGCAGCTGATTGAAACACTTGAAGTGCAGCTGGGTATTCCGCACGTCTCTCTTTTCCGATATCCTTTTGATAAAAACTTGTTCACTATGGTACCAAAAGAAATGGCAAAGCGAAATCAGTTGGTCCCATTAAAAGTAGAAGGCGATAAATTATTCGTTGCGATGACAAATCCAATGGATTACATCACCATCGATGATCTTCGGTTAACAACAGGCTTTCACATAGAGCCAGTCATTGCTTCAAAAGAAGATGTTACTAAAGCGATTTCGAAATACTATGACGAGGAATCGTTTGATGAGTTTATCGGCGACATGCCTGACAAAGAACAAGGACAACAAGAAGAAATGGGCGATATAGACGCGCCAATTGTTCGCTTAGTTAGCCAAATTCTTTCAACGGCTGTCTCGCTAAAAGCGAGTGACGTTCATATGGACCCTCAAGAAAACCGTGTATTGATTCGTTACCGGATTGATGGATCTCTCCGAACAGAACGCATATTGCCAAAAGCGATGCAAGGAATGATAACGGCACGCATTAAAATTTTAGCGAATCTCGACATAACAGAAAGCCGGATTCCACAAGATGGCCGCATTAAAACAAATGTAGACATGCGCCCGATTGACTTGCGCGTTTCTTCACTTCCTACCGTGTACGGCGAAAAAATCGTTATGCGAATTCTAGATTTGAGCGCCAATTTAACTGATATTGCTAAGCTTGGGTTTAGCGAACTAAACATGGAACGTTTTATGCACGAAATTGATAAACCCAATGGCATTATTTTAATTTCAGGTCCCACTGGTTCTGGTAAGTCATCAACGCTTTATGCCGCTTTAAATAAACTAAATTCTGAAGAAGTTAACATCATTACCGTAGAAGACCCAGTTGAGTACCAACTAGAAGGCATTAACCAAATTCAAGTAAATACCAATGTGGGCTTAACTTTTGCGGCTGGACTTCGTTCGATTCTTCGGCAAGATCCAGATATCGTCATGGTTGGAGAAATCCGAGACAAAGAAACGGCTGATATCTCGATACGTGCGTCGCTTACAGGTCACTTAGTATTAAGCACCATTCACACCAATGACTCTATTGCTTCGATTACGCGTTTAATGGACATGGGCATTGAGCCGTTTCTTGTAACAGCTTCTCTAAATGCCGTGGTTGCACAACGCTTGATTCGCAAAGTATGCCGAGATTGTCGAGAAACACATCAAGCGACTGAACGCGAAAAGTACATTTTTGAAAAAAGAGGCTTAACGATTGAAACGATCGCGCGTGGAAGTGGTTGTTCACAATGCAACATGACAGGCTATCGTGGACGTATGGCGATTCATGAAGTACTTGTTGTGAACGAAGAAATAAAAGACATTATCAACCGCAATGGAACTTCTGCAGAAATTCGCGAAATCGCAATGAAAAACAAAACAATTTTCTTGATTGACGACGGTTTATCAAAAGTGAAGGAAGGCATGACAACAACAGAAGAAGTTCTGCGCGTTGCCATGATGGATTAAAACGATGTCAATTCCATATATCGATGAAATTTTAACCGCTGCCATTAATTTGGATGCGTCCGATATCCATTTAACAGTAGGAATTCCACCCGTTTTTCGATTGAATGGCAAACTAAAGCGGTACGGTGAAGAAATTGTGACTTACGAGCAAACGAGAGAAATTAGCAAGTTGTTGATTCCGGAGAGGTTGTTTGAACGCTTTTTAGAAAAAGGAGAAATGGATTACTCTTATTCGCTACCCGGTGTAGGCAGGTTTCGTGTCAATACATTTCATCAGCGAGGATCGGATTCCCATGCGTTTCGAACGATCACTACGGGAGTGCCGACAATTGATCAGTTGAACATGCCAGATGTTTTGAAAATTCTTTCTGAATCACAACAAGGTCTCATTTTAGTCACAGGGCCTACTGGGTCTGGCAAATCAACAACTTTAGCCGCTATGATTCGCCATATAAACGATCATATGGCAAAACACATCATCACTTTAGAAGATCCGATTGAGTACTTGCATAGGCATGGCAGTTCGATTATAAACCAACGTGAAATCGGGTCGGATACCCATTCTTTTGCGAACGGCTTACGCGCAGCTTTGCGGCAAGATCCGGATGTTATTTTAGTCGGTGAAATGCGTGACTTAGAAACCATTACGACAGCTATCACAGCTGCCGAAACTGGCCATTTGGTTATGGCCACTTTGCACACATCAAGTGCTGCATCAACAATTGAACGAATTATTGATGTGTTTCCAGCAGGTCAGCAGCCTCAAGTTCGTACACAATTAGCAGGTGTCTTAAAAGCAGTCATTTCTCAGCGGTTATTGCCAACAAGTGACGGGCAAGGACGAGTGGCCGCAACGGAAATTATGATCAACAATACAGCTATTTCCAATTTAATCCGTACAGAAAAAGTGCATCAAATTCCAAACGTTATTTTAACCAATCGTGCAGCGGGGATGAATATGATGGCCACTTCTATACAAGAGCTATTAGCAACGAATAAAATTTCTCGCCATACCGCTCATCCATACTTGAAAGGAGAAGGGTGACATGGCACGTTTTAAATACGAAGGACGCGATACAAAAAAGGTAAGAACAGGCATCGTGACTTCAAGTAACCGAAGAGAAGCGGTTATTAAACTGCGCGATGAAGGCATCAAAGTTACGGAAATGTGGGAAATTGAAACCACTACACTTCAAAAAGACATAACAATAGGCAATCCAGTAAAGCAAGATCAATTTATAATGTTCTTGCGCCAGTTTTCTACATTGATGCGTGCAGGTGTAACGATCGTTGATACAATACGCATTTTGTCGCAACAAGTGGACTCAAAAGCATTGGCTAAAACGCTAGCCGCGATTGAAGATGAACTGCGCAAAGGCAATACATTATCAGACAGTCTAGCCAAGCATCCTAAAATTTTTGAACCATTGACGATCAACTTGATCAAAGCAGGAGAAATGTCCGGAAATATCGATGAGTCTCTAGAGCGTCTCGCCGATCATTACGAAAAAGCGTACCAAACGCGTCAAAAAGTAATTTCTGCCATGTCGTATCCTGCAATTGTTGGCGTGTTGGCAATCGGCGTTGTAATTTTCTTGTTAGCAACCATTGTGCCGATGTTTGTTGGCATGTTTGAAGGGTTTGGCGGAGAACTTCCGCTGCTCACTAAAGTCGTAATGATGTTAAGTGATTGGACGCTCGCTTATTGGTACTTGATCGTGCTCGCTATTTTAGTAGTACTGGGGACATTGTGGTTGATGAAACGCAATTTGCAAGGAAGAGTCATACTGGATACGTTACTGCTACGCATGCCTGTGTTTGGAAATATATTTAAGAAATCTGCGTTAGCTCGATTGACGCGGACGTTGAGTTCTTTGTTTTCAAGTTCGGTTCCTATTTTACAAGCATTAACTATGGTCGAAAAAGTAGTAGGCAATGAAGTGATGTCCAAAGTAATCTTGTCATCAAGAGATTCACTAGAGCGCGGAGGATCGCTAACCGACCCCATGCGCAATCATTGGGCGTTTCCACCGCTAATTCCGCACATGATTTCCATTGGTGAACAAACAGGGTCACTAGACCATATGTTGTTAAAAGTCGCGGAGTTTTATGAAAAAGAAGTAGACGCAGAGACCGACCGGCTAAAAGCGTTAATCGAGCCATTGATGATTGTGCTTCTTGCTGGGCTAGTAGGTACTATAGTACTATCAATTATGCTGCCGATGTTTGAGATGTTTAATAACGTAGACAATATGTAGGACGAATCATCTAGATAGTTTAAAAATATTTGCAAAAAATGCAAAAAAGCTATTGCTATAATTAATACTATTGATATAATTGAGACGTACTCAAAGTAGTATATAAAAGTAAAAAAATAGGGGGAAAAGAAATGAAGAATTATTTACAAAAGAAATTAAACAACGAAAAAGGGATGACCTTAATCGAGCTATTAGCCGTTATCGTTATTATCGCAATTATTGCCGCGATTGCTATTCCGGCAATTGGGAATATTATTGAGAATAGTCGTTATAGTGCGGTTAAGTCGGATGCTACAAATAGCATTAGTGCAGCTAATATCTACTTTACAGAAAACCCTGATAAAACAAGTGTTAGTGCAAAAGTTTTAAAGGATGATGGGTATCTTGATTCACCGGGTAAATTACCTGCAACAACAACTGGTACTGCAGCAGGGTCTGGTATTACAGTATTTACAAATAGTAATCCTATAAAAATATCGACTCCAGCTATCACATATTCTACTGGTAAGACCTTAACCTTTACAAATGCTTCAATTGAATTAATCAATGCTGATGATAAAAAGGGTAGCGAAGATCCTGCTGCTAAAACAATACCTGCACAATAGTAATCTAACTATTTGAATATACTCAAGATTTGTAGGAGCTGAAAAAATGGCCTTATCGTTTTTATCGAAAAAAGCGCGTGTGGTGACAATGACTATAGAAGAAGATGCCATTCGGTATGTGGAGTTAAAATCCACAGATCCGCTCTTCATCAGCCAGGCCGAAGAGATCGCTCTTCCGGCCGGGGTTATCAAAGATGGCGAAATTGTCGACTTAAAGGCGCTTGGTTCGTTACTCGATGAGGCTGTCCATCAGTGGGGTCTCTCTAAGAAGTCAGTCCGATTCCTCGCCCCTGACGAATTCGTTATCATCCGCAAAGTTGCATTTCCTCAAGGTGTCAAAGTCGATGAGCTAAAAGGCCATTTCTTTATCGAAATTGGTTCGACGCTGTATTTGCCTTTTGAAGATCCGGTATTTGATGTTGTGCCTTACAACGACAATGCCGAAGTATTGATCATCGCTTCTAAAGAATCTGTTGTTCACTCGTATGAGCAAGTGTTTGACGAAGCGAAATTAAAAGCAACAGTAGCGGACATTACGCCACTCGCTTTGTACCGGTTAGCTTTTTTACAACACGATTTCGCTGAAGAAGAACACATCATGATGATCGATCTGCATTCAAAAAAAATGACTGTGTCTATTTTTTATGAGCATTATCCATTGTTCATGCGACCAGTCGAATTGAATTTGGCTGAAGAAGATTTCTTGGATTCTGCCATTGTACTAGAAGAAATTGAATCAGAAGTGGAAAAGTTAAGCAATTTTTATCGCTACAGTATGAACGCGGGTGGAGCGGGTATTACAAAAGTTGTTTTCAACGGACTAGACAATTGGCCGGAACTTCAGTCGCGTCTAGAAGGCCGCTTGTCAGTTCCTGTGTATCCACTTGTGATGAAACCCATTCCAAGTGAATTAAACGATAGCGTTCCTGAACGTTTTAACCGTGCCATCGGTTTAGCCCTGAAAGAGGTGTAAGCATGTTAGTAGATATTAACTTATTGCCGCAAAAAGAACGAGAACGACCTGTCGTGCTTGTTGCGGTGCTTGGCGTTTTAGGGGTGGCCGTTTTACTCTGGGCAATTTTTTTCTTTATGGCACAGTCACAAAATAACCAACAAGCCGCAACGGATGCGGAATATGCACAAGTAGCGATTCAAAGTGAAGCGGTACGCGCGCAACTAGAAGCATCAATTGGACTAAATGACGAACAGCAATTACAAGCAACGGTTGTTTGGGCAGAAGCTTATCAATTTGATACGGTGCCTCTCCTAGGAGATCTTGTTTCTCGGTTACCTAAACGTGGATTTTTTGATTCGTTTTCATTTGTAAAACCCAATTTGGGTACTTTGACCATTCAATTCGATACGTCTCGTGAAGCGGCTTATTATTTGGCTCAGTTAAAAGCTTCTGAAATGCTGGCATCGGCATCGCTTGACTCGGTCACGAACGAAGAACTGGATTTAATTGAAGAAGAAGATCCAAACAAAGTTGAGACAAATGAATTAATAAAAAACCCGCGTTATTTGGCTACATACAGTTTGGTTTATGTTGATGAACGGTTGCCAGCTGAAGAAGGCACCGTCAACGCAGATGGTACAGTAACAGAAGCACCGGTAACAGAAGAAACACAAGCGCCTGCCACAGAAACACCAGCAGAAGAAACGGTTCCTGCAGAATCTGAGGTGGATGTTCAATGAGTAGCTTAACGAAACGCCAAAAAGAAATCGCTTTGGTAGCACTAGCTGTACTTTTGTTACTTGGTAGTGCTGCGTACTCTTACTTTTCTTTGTATACGCCAGCTAAAGAAGCACGTCTACAATCTGAACAATTACTAACTTCAGAAAAAGAAGTGCTCATGGCATTAGAAGCACAACAAAAAGCAGCTCCACCGACTGAAAAAATCAGTGTTGGCGATTTGCAACAACAAGTTTCTGTCGAACCTTTAACAGATTTGATCTTATTGCAAATTGAACAAGCTGAGCTAATTTCACAGACCTTTGTGACTTCCGTGAATTTTACAGAAGCGCCATTGACGTTACTGCAGCCAGTTGAAGGAATGGAAAACCTACAAGAAATCGTCGCAGCAGTCGAGTTTAATGCTAGAGATTATAACGGCATCGCGACTTTTATAGACGAAATTGAACAAATGGAACGAATCATGGTAGTGGATACTATTGATTTTACTGCAAACCCGGAACTGACAAAAGCTGATCAACTAAACGAACCTTTACTCGTTTCGGTTTCTTTTTCTGCATTTTATCGTCCGGATTTAGTGGGCCTTGCGGATGATTTGTTAAAAGTCGATTCGCCGGCGCCTGCTAAAAAAGTAAATCCATTGCCTCAAAACGATGGAACCAACTTGGTAATGCCAGAAGTGATAGCTCCAGAAACGACACAAGAAGAAATTGAGATTTTAACTACCGATCCTGAAACAGACGTAAAAGTCGATGTGACTGTTGAAGAAGACGCTGAGACGGTAGACCGGTAAAGAAGACAAAAGAGAAATCACTGCGATTTCTCTTTTTTTGGTAGAGCTGGTTTGAAGATTTGTGTATAAGTCGAGTTATGAAGTTTCACTTCTAGATATTCCGCAAAGCAACTTCGCTATCCCGCGGCCTTGTGGGAGTCTACGCTGTTTTGCTGCATATCTCCAATGTGGACTCTTAAATATAAGTTTGTATCTACTCTAAGAAAAATTTATGATCAGCCAAATTCAAGCTGTCTTTTTTGTAGCGTGGAATACGAACTTTTAATGAAAACCTTAGAAGAAAGAACGTAAGGCGGCGACTCCTGCGGAAAAACGGAGTGGTGAGACCCCGCAGGAGCCTGCGACGAGGAGGCTCAGCGCTTCGTCCGCGGAAAGCGTCCGCCTGCAGTGACTTCTTCAACTCTATCACTAACTATTCCACAAAAAACTACAGCAAAGAGGGTTTCTATGGTATTAACTTATTCTGTTTTTATTGGCTTGTTTGGCCTTGTTTTTGGTTCGTTTTTTAATGTTGTTGGTTTACGTGTGCCCAAAAAGGAATCGATTGCTTACCCGCCTTCACATTGCACCAATTGCGACCGACGCTTGACGGCGATTGATTTGGTGCCAGTGTTTTCTTACTTGTTTTTGAAAGGTCAGTGCCGAACATGTGGCTCGAAAATCCATTGGGTGTATCCGTTAATAGAAGCCATCACGGCGATTTTATTCGTCGCATCGTATTTAGTGTTTGGTTTTACACCCGAACTTGTCGTTGCGATTTTGTTTGTGTCGCTATTGGTCATCATCACCGTATCAGACATTGCGTACATGCTCATTCCAGATAAAGTGCTACTGCCGTTTGCGGTCGTGCTGCTCGGACTTCGTTTGTTTGTTCCACTGGATCCGTGGTGGGATAGTTTAGTTGGAGCCGTTGTTGGATTTGGCTTGTTGTTTTTGATTGCGGTTGTTTCAAAAGGCGGCATGGGCGGCGGCGACATCAAACTATTTTTCGTCATCGGTTTGGTACTCGGTTCAGTCGGAATTTTAATGACTTTGTTTTTCGCATCGTTTATTGGTGCGATTGTAGGCATTATTCAATTACGTGTGACAAAAAAAGGTCGGAAAACACCGATTCCGTTTGGGCCATCGATCGCGGTCGCAGCTGTTATCGTTTACTTCTGGGGTGACGGGCTGCTTGCATGGTATATGAATTTTCTAGGATGAAGCGGAGGCTTCATCTTTTTTTTGTTTTACAAATCGCACCGTTTG includes these proteins:
- a CDS encoding pilus assembly protein PilO; this translates as MSSLTKRQKEIALVALAVLLLLGSAAYSYFSLYTPAKEARLQSEQLLTSEKEVLMALEAQQKAAPPTEKISVGDLQQQVSVEPLTDLILLQIEQAELISQTFVTSVNFTEAPLTLLQPVEGMENLQEIVAAVEFNARDYNGIATFIDEIEQMERIMVVDTIDFTANPELTKADQLNEPLLVSVSFSAFYRPDLVGLADDLLKVDSPAPAKKVNPLPQNDGTNLVMPEVIAPETTQEEIEILTTDPETDVKVDVTVEEDAETVDR
- a CDS encoding prepilin peptidase; the encoded protein is MVLTYSVFIGLFGLVFGSFFNVVGLRVPKKESIAYPPSHCTNCDRRLTAIDLVPVFSYLFLKGQCRTCGSKIHWVYPLIEAITAILFVASYLVFGFTPELVVAILFVSLLVIITVSDIAYMLIPDKVLLPFAVVLLGLRLFVPLDPWWDSLVGAVVGFGLLFLIAVVSKGGMGGGDIKLFFVIGLVLGSVGILMTLFFASFIGAIVGIIQLRVTKKGRKTPIPFGPSIAVAAVIVYFWGDGLLAWYMNFLG